The Comamonas testosteroni genome contains the following window.
GGCCTTGTAGTTGATCAGCAGCGCATCGGGCGAGGCGTTGTAGGGCCGCCAGGGCTCGTTGTCGAAGACCGCCGCATCATGCGCGGGCAGCTGAAAGGCACTGCGGTCCAGCACGATATCGCCCACGATGACCTTGATGCCCATGCCTTGCAGGCGGCGCAGCATCAGCCACAGGCGCTCCAGCACCAGCTTGGGGTCGCCCTGGCCCTGGATGTAGAGGTTGCCGCGCAGGGCGCCATCGACCACCGGGCCGCCCAGGTAGACGGGCGTGCGCCAGACATAGGCCGGACCCAGCTGGTCGAGCGCCGCATAGGTGGTGACCAGCTTCATGACCGAGGCCGGATTCATGGCCTGGTGCGTGCGCCAGGCCAGGCTCGGTGGCGATCTGCCATCCACATTCATCACCAGCAGCGATACGGCCTCGCGCGGAATCTTGGCGCGTTGCAGCGCCGCGTCCACGGCGGCGGGAATGCGGGTGTCGGCAGGCAGGGACTGCGCCAGCGCGGGCTGGGCCAGCAGCGCCAGCAACGATGCGCCCAGCGCACTCAGGGTCTTGCGAAGAAAGAAGGGGGTCTGCAGCATGGGGCCAGAGTCTACGCCGGGCTTCGCCCATGCCGGGCATTGGCAGCGCCCGCGGCAAGCTGGCGGCGGGCGTCCGATAATGCAGGGCTACGCTGCCCTCTTCTGCAGCCCAGTGCAGTCCAGTGCAGCCCTTATTGCGCTCCAGCCCGCCCGCGGCTGACGCCCCGCCGAACATGAATCTTCTCGCCATCGACACCAGTACCGATACCTTGTTTGTTGCCGTCCAGCGTGGCGATGCCATCTGGCAGCACAGCGGGCCGGGTGCGCAGCAGTCGTCGGCCCAGTTGCTGCCAGCCATCCGCCAGCTCATGAAGGAGGCAGGGCTGAGCTTTGCGCAGCTGGACGCCATTGCCTTCGGGCGCGGTCCCGGCTCCTTCACGGGCCTGCGCACGGCCTGCGCCATCACCCAGGGTCTGGCGTTTGCCGCCAAGGTTCCCGTGCTGCCCGTGGACTCGCTGCTCACCGTGGCCGAAGAGGCCCGTCATCTGCATGACTGCACCGAGGTCGAGGCCGTGCTCGATGCGCGCATGCACGAGGTCTATCACGCCGCGTTCCGCTATGTGGACGGCCAGTGGATCGAGCCCGAGGACTTCGGCCTGTGCGCCCCCGAGGCGCTGCAGGCCGCAGCCGGCCATGCCGTGGCGGGCAATGCCCAGCCCGTCTACCCCGAGCTGCTGGCACCCGCCGCCCGCCATGTGCACGCCATGCCCACGGCCACGGCCATGCTGCGCCTGGCACCGGCACTGTTGGCAAAAGGCTGCGCGGTGCCGGCCGAAGAGGCGCTGCCGCGCTATATCCGCGATAAAGTGGCAAAAACCACGGCCGAACGCGAAGCCGAGAAGGCCGCCGCTGCCACTGCCTCCGACG
Protein-coding sequences here:
- the tsaB gene encoding tRNA (adenosine(37)-N6)-threonylcarbamoyltransferase complex dimerization subunit type 1 TsaB, with the protein product MNLLAIDTSTDTLFVAVQRGDAIWQHSGPGAQQSSAQLLPAIRQLMKEAGLSFAQLDAIAFGRGPGSFTGLRTACAITQGLAFAAKVPVLPVDSLLTVAEEARHLHDCTEVEAVLDARMHEVYHAAFRYVDGQWIEPEDFGLCAPEALQAAAGHAVAGNAQPVYPELLAPAARHVHAMPTATAMLRLAPALLAKGCAVPAEEALPRYIRDKVAKTTAEREAEKAAAATASDAASR